The Lemur catta isolate mLemCat1 chromosome 8, mLemCat1.pri, whole genome shotgun sequence genome has a segment encoding these proteins:
- the LOC123644084 gene encoding protein crumbs homolog 3-like, protein MANPGLGLLLALGLPLLPARWGRAWRQTLASPANGNTTISPSGSSSDGALSQEAGTAIAVVFSVLGALLPAAGPALLVRKLRGKRQTEGTYRPSSEEQFSHAAEARAPEDSKEPVWGCLPI, encoded by the coding sequence ATGGCGAACCCCGGCCTGGGGCTGCTCCTGGCGCTGGGCCTACCTTTGTTGCCTGCCCGCTGGGGCCGAGCCTGGCGGCAAACGCTGGCCTCTCCCGCCAATGGAAACACCACTATTTCGCCTTCTGGCTCCAGCTCCGATGGGGCCCTGTCTCAGGAGGCCGGCACCGCCATCGCTGTGGTCTTCTCCGTCCTGGGTGCCCTGCTCCCGGCTGCAGGGCCGGCGCTCTTGGTGCGGAAACTTCGTGGGAAGCGGCAGACGGAGGGCACCTACCGGCCCAGCAGCGAGGAGCAGTTCTCCCATGCAGCTGAGGCCCGGGCCCCCGAAGACTCCAAGGAGCCGGTGTGGGGCTGCCTGCCCATCTag